Within the Desulfobulbaceae bacterium genome, the region TAAACAATATGGACTGGCTTGAAAACCGCTGCCTCAGGGAAAAACTCCTCTGCGTTGGTCAAAGCAAGAACCTGGCTATAAAGGGAATGGTCCTGACTGTCAACCCTGACAATAACCAGATCGCAGCCCAAGCCTCAGCAATAACCAAGAATATCCTGTCCCACACCCAAAAGACCAGCAACCTGGAAGTCATGGCTCCGCTCGGCACCCAATTGCTGGTCAACCGCAAAACCGCTCAGCACATCGGACTTACCCTCTCCCCCCAGGCCCTGAGCATCGCCACCTCTGTTATAGATCAATAACAATCCTCACGTGTCACTCTCCTGCAATGCGGGCCTCCCACTCACAGTGGGGCAGAGAAAGTTGCAAACGCGTCAGACATTGCGTCTCTTACGATCATCAAGTCGTCACAAGTGCAATCAATTCACTTTATCCTGGCTATTTGTAACAGAAAAAAACCAGCTCAAAAGCATCACAGAGCTACTTGACTGAATTTACTTCACTTTACAAAAAAATCAGTTTGACTTCACCTTTCACTTTCCACTATTCTTTAGTAAACGATCAGATTTCCACCAAGTCCCTGCCTGAATGTTCACACAATGTGACAAACGCTATCAAGAGGCCTTCACAATGAACAACAAACGAGCGATCACCATCGCGGCTCTTTCTTTCTTGTCCTGCGGAACCATGGCCATGGCCGGATCAACAACAAACAACACCAGCGATCAAGAGGCCAAAGCCTTCCTCTCAATGTTCGGCCAAGGGCCTCAGGAAGAGGATGTCTACAGGACCGACCGGCTACTGCTCACTGCGACAGGATCTCTGAAACCGGTCCACCTGGCGCCGTCGGTGGCCTCGGTAATCACCAAAGAGGACATCGAAGCCATGGGCGCCACCACCCTGGACGAGGTGTTGGAGACCGTGCCGGGGCTGCATGTCGAGTCCTCGGGGTTGCAGTATTTCTCTTCCATCTGGTCGATCCGCGGCATCCACACCAGCATAAACCCTCAGACCTTGCTGCTGATCAACGGAGTGCCCTTCACCTTCAACTTTATCGGTGGGCGGTATCAAACCTTCAAGATGCCCACGGCGATGATCTCGCGAGTCGAGGTGGTGCGAGGGCCAGGCTCTGCCCTGCACGGCGCCGACGCCTTCAGCGGCACCATCAACGTTATCACCAAGGACAACTTCGAGATCGACGGCACCAAGGCCGGGGTGCGCTACGGCTCGTTTAACACCGTTGACACCTGGGTCCAACAGGGCGGCCAATACGGCGGCTGGGACCTGGCCTTGGGGGTAGAGTGGCAAAAGACTTCAGGCGACCACGACCGGATCATTGACCGGGACCGGATGCATGCCTTTCCACCAGCGCTGGGACTGGCCGCCTACTCCAAGGCCCCCGGTCCGCTGGACACCTCCTACGAGATCCTGGACACCCACCTGAACCTGCGCCGGGGCGACTGGAACCTCCACCTCTACGGCACCCTGGAGGACAGTAGCGCCGGCGCGGGAGGCGCCCAGGCGATAACCGACGGCAACGATGCAGACACTAAGTCCCTACTGGCCGACCTGAGCTACTCCAACGACCATAGCCTGGAAGACTGGACCCTGGGGGGACGGCTCTCCTACTCCTATATCAAGCAGGACTCCTTTCTCCAATACTATCCACCAGCCACGTACCCTGCCATCCCGGCCCTCGCTTTCCTCAATATGCTGGGCGAACCGATCCAAACCAGCACCGACGGCGGCATTGAGACCAACGCCCTGTACAAAGGATTCAAAGACCACCAGGTTCGTTTAGGCCTCGGGATGAAAAACTACAACTTCGACCGCGATCAGTACAAGAACTTCCTCTTTACTTATGCCCCTCCACCCAACCCAGCCATTGCCATTGTCCCCTGGTTCCAGGTCACCGACCCAAGCCTGATTTATATCGACCAGGCCAGCCGCACCCTGTGGTACGCCCTGATCCAGGACGAATGGCAACTGGCCCCGCGTTGGACCCTTACCGGCGGCGTCCGTCACGACGAGTACTCCGACTTCGGCTCCACCGTCAACCCCAGAGCGGCCCTGGTGTGGGAGACCCGCTACAACCTGACCACCAAACTGATGTACGGCACCGCCTTCCGAGCCCCATCTTTCAGCGAACAATTCGCCAAGAACAACCCAGTCACCGTCGGCAATGCCAACCTCACACCGGAGGAGATCGAAACCGAGGAGCTGGCCTTCGATTACCAGCCGAGCAAGGACCTGCGCCTGATCTTAAGCCTGTTTACCTATAAGGCCACCGAAATTATTGAAATAACACCAGCCGTTCCCATTTCTCAATTCACCAACTACGGAACCATAAGGGGCAAGGGCTTCGAGGTGGAAGCCGAGTGGCAGCTTGCTTCAAGCCTTATGCTACGCACCAACTTCGCCTACCAGCGGTCGAAAAACACCACGATAGACTCGCTGGTCGCCGATGCGCCGGAGATGCAGTTTTATCTGGCCCCGCACTGGGAGTTCCTGCCGGAATGGTCCTTGGACGGCCAATTCACCTGGGTTGGCGATCGCCCACGGGCCAAGGGTGACCCCAGACCTGAAATCAACACGTATGAACTGGTCAACCTCACCCTGCGCCGCACCAATATCGCCAAACACTGGGATGTGGCGCTGGCGGTACGCAACCTCTTTGACGAGAATGCCCGTATTCCCAGCCCTTACGCTCCGGGAGCGACAGATGGCGCCTATATCCCCAATGACTACCCGATGGCAACCAGAGCAGTATGGGCCGAGGTCAGTTGCCATTTTTGAATCGCGGAATGGGCTCAACTCCACGCACCATAACCAAAACCAGGAAGGCCTGATTTTTCTCGCAAACAGACCCCTGCAAGAGAAGAACCCTTTCTTTTTTTAATTGTTAATCGAATCAATCAGCACACCCAGAGACTCTCTATGCCTCAAGCCAAAACCGACGTCACCAAAAGAAACATTGATTTCGCCACCCGGACTGCTACCAAGATATGGAAAGAAGAGCCATCGGCGCACAATCCCTATCTGGCGGAAGAGTGCCTCTGTCACGGCTACAGCCTGATCGAATTAATGGAAGGCCGGAGTTTCGTTGACACCCTATTCCTTCTCTTTCAAGGAGAACTCCCCTCCCCCGATCACGCAAGATTGCTGGAAATGACGTTGGTCGCCTTCTGCAACCCCGGCCCTCGGCACCCGGCCACCAGGGCGGCGATGAACGCAGGCGTTGGCAAAACCTCTCCGGCTCACCTCCTTCCCATCGGACTCAACGTCCTCAGCGGCTCACACCTGGGAGGTCAAGAAGTAGAAGAGGCGATTCGTTTTTTACGGAAACACGCCGGGGACTTGCCGAATGAAATCGCCTTGGCCCTGCTGGCCCCCAACCGACC harbors:
- a CDS encoding TonB-dependent receptor translates to MFTQCDKRYQEAFTMNNKRAITIAALSFLSCGTMAMAGSTTNNTSDQEAKAFLSMFGQGPQEEDVYRTDRLLLTATGSLKPVHLAPSVASVITKEDIEAMGATTLDEVLETVPGLHVESSGLQYFSSIWSIRGIHTSINPQTLLLINGVPFTFNFIGGRYQTFKMPTAMISRVEVVRGPGSALHGADAFSGTINVITKDNFEIDGTKAGVRYGSFNTVDTWVQQGGQYGGWDLALGVEWQKTSGDHDRIIDRDRMHAFPPALGLAAYSKAPGPLDTSYEILDTHLNLRRGDWNLHLYGTLEDSSAGAGGAQAITDGNDADTKSLLADLSYSNDHSLEDWTLGGRLSYSYIKQDSFLQYYPPATYPAIPALAFLNMLGEPIQTSTDGGIETNALYKGFKDHQVRLGLGMKNYNFDRDQYKNFLFTYAPPPNPAIAIVPWFQVTDPSLIYIDQASRTLWYALIQDEWQLAPRWTLTGGVRHDEYSDFGSTVNPRAALVWETRYNLTTKLMYGTAFRAPSFSEQFAKNNPVTVGNANLTPEEIETEELAFDYQPSKDLRLILSLFTYKATEIIEITPAVPISQFTNYGTIRGKGFEVEAEWQLASSLMLRTNFAYQRSKNTTIDSLVADAPEMQFYLAPHWEFLPEWSLDGQFTWVGDRPRAKGDPRPEINTYELVNLTLRRTNIAKHWDVALAVRNLFDENARIPSPYAPGATDGAYIPNDYPMATRAVWAEVSCHF
- a CDS encoding citrate synthase yields the protein MPQAKTDVTKRNIDFATRTATKIWKEEPSAHNPYLAEECLCHGYSLIELMEGRSFVDTLFLLFQGELPSPDHARLLEMTLVAFCNPGPRHPATRAAMNAGVGKTSPAHLLPIGLNVLSGSHLGGQEVEEAIRFLRKHAGDLPNEIALALLAPNRPENGDFHLAPGFGSRFGGIDPMPKKVADILTAHHSSGAALQWGKAFAETIRPDNMGWLSTGVVAAVLCDLGFHPQAGAGMFQLICAPGILAHGLELANKPISAMPFLDEEHYVIEHNTPR